The following are encoded in a window of Bacteroidales bacterium genomic DNA:
- a CDS encoding biotin--[acetyl-CoA-carboxylase] ligase: MTNMVFPHRTMIKVEKADSSNPYLLQLSGEKKLPEGTVAIVHEQTHGRGIGENMWESEPGKNLTFSIILYPVFLKGTLQFGLSKVISLAVYDFISQYVPDASVKWPNDVYIGDKKITGILIENFIEGAYLTKSVAGIGININQEKFTGNAPNPVSLKQITGKTFDLDTAMDQVLECIAFRYHQLKEDTNCLSADYLKQMYRFNHLSLFSAENKTFKARITGVNKYGMLETISTENERKTFGFKEVEYL, translated from the coding sequence ATGACAAACATGGTATTTCCTCATCGAACAATGATAAAGGTTGAGAAGGCCGATTCAAGCAATCCTTACCTGTTACAATTGTCAGGCGAAAAAAAATTACCGGAAGGAACTGTCGCTATTGTCCATGAACAAACACATGGGCGGGGAATCGGGGAAAATATGTGGGAAAGTGAACCCGGAAAGAACCTTACATTCTCTATCATATTATATCCCGTTTTTTTAAAAGGGACCCTACAGTTTGGTCTTTCAAAAGTGATATCGCTGGCTGTATATGATTTTATCTCCCAATATGTTCCGGATGCATCTGTTAAATGGCCGAACGATGTGTATATCGGCGACAAAAAAATTACCGGTATATTGATTGAGAATTTTATTGAAGGCGCCTATTTGACCAAAAGTGTTGCCGGAATAGGTATCAACATCAACCAGGAAAAATTTACGGGTAATGCACCTAACCCTGTTTCGCTGAAGCAAATCACCGGAAAGACATTTGATTTAGATACCGCTATGGATCAGGTGTTGGAATGTATTGCATTTCGTTACCACCAACTGAAAGAGGATACCAATTGCTTAAGTGCCGATTATCTGAAACAGATGTACCGGTTCAATCACCTGAGTTTGTTCAGTGCTGAAAATAAAACATTTAAAGCGCGCATTACCGGAGTAAACAAATATGGGATGCTTGAAACGATTTCCACTGAAAATGAGCGGAAAACATTTGGTTTTAAAGAAGTTGAATACCTCTGA